A window from Primulina eburnea isolate SZY01 chromosome 2, ASM2296580v1, whole genome shotgun sequence encodes these proteins:
- the LOC140824768 gene encoding uncharacterized protein codes for MLSRSGIGWNETEKRIEATDETWDSFVKADSSVRTWRYKTWPYFPDWCEIFGNDRATGQHAESFAEALQGVLNMTDEIDILPHDKTGPNTLIQDTDEAGESMSVSNAPSVNKVGSKSKNTRKRKKHSDGEQLFIDALNNFTEMSRSTMNEFVKRIGVEYDTVNATKDVFDVLESIPGLSEDDIVVAAALLAENPKQQNLLFKAPQHTRLKLVRRLLKED; via the exons ATGCTTAGCAGGAGTGGGATTGGTTGGAATGAAACAGAGAAGAGGATTGAAGCCACAGACGAAACATGGGATTCATTTGTGAAG GCTGATAGCAGTGTTCGTACGTGGCGTTACAAAACATGGCCTTATTTTCCCGATTGGTGCGAAATATTTGGAAATGACCGTGCAACGGGACAGCATGCTGAGAGCTTTGCAGAGGCCCTTCAAGGAGTTTTGAACATGACTGATGAGATTGATATTTTGCCACACGACAAAACTGGACCGAATACTCTCATCCAGGACACTGACGAAGCAGGTGAATCCATGTCGGTGTCAAATGCTCCTTCCGTGAACAAAGTTGGTAGTAAATCAAAGAACACCAGGAAACGGAAGAAGCATTCAGACGGTGAGCAGCTATTCATTGATGCCCTTAACAATTTCACTGAGATGTCAAGATCTACAATGAACGAATTTGTGAAGCGAATTGGCGTCGAGTATGATACAGTTAACGCAACTAAAGATGTGTTTGATGTGCTAGAATCAATCCCCGGACTTAGTGAAGATGATATTGTTGTTGCTGCTGCATTGCTAGCAGAAAATCCAAAGCAACAGAATCTTTTGTTTAAAGCTCCTCAACATACAAGGCTAAAGTTGGTTCGGAGGCTACTTAAGGAAGACTGA